A portion of the Phycodurus eques isolate BA_2022a chromosome 3, UOR_Pequ_1.1, whole genome shotgun sequence genome contains these proteins:
- the cux2b gene encoding homeobox protein cut-like 2 isoform X4, with product MVEEVSIIMVKLEKANQRAEMAQEEVQRLKEQLVSGPSASEGSCQLVQGTSKEKTEKAVALSSKLEATLLAKDREIIRLLENIQQLQFTLQEVQETSANQIIELERQLAYKTEAIERLETKLKSQMDYEEIKTELSILKEMKLASANGSSSQDSAKATEMLLRDKEAFLPSQKYLMEKARILHNTDGDQSEDGGRATGRPPGSNSSSSQVDAGHASPSPGPPTLNGSSSNHHPPRPFSVSPCSGDRLSGDHLLHKHLLSPHFKKEGHMAFPTALYAAKVALMSATQGSGSSDTGLPSDQSESGGSTAGDDDQVDTAEIAFQVKEQLLKHNIGQRVFGHYVLGLSQGSVSEILARPKPWRKLTVKGKEPFLKMKQFLSDDQNILALRTIQVRQRGSITPRIRTPETGSDDAIRNILEQAKKEIQSQRGGDCKTPVNTILGRSSNGAGSSSDETIKNILQQARREMESQQQVLIDMEGCGRASTVATGGQVEHLGPHERSSSLPLPISIKQEEGDCVTVCMANSISSPQTPLSVLSPAAFVQNIIRKVKSEIGEVGTYFDHHWSQERGSLVLSGVGSSQPYNSISPSVSSSSSGPSVLTRPWPRLENGECLSEEASAAEEDLGLGRPMEVKVESDASVNGESPGPSPSRLSYYPAYIHRALKPTVPPLTPEQYELYMYREVDTIELTRQVKEKLAKNGICQRIFGEKVLGLSQGSVSDMLSRPKPWSKLTQKGREPFIRMQLWLLDQLGQTLNQAPHQGQDKSPVTTQSSPSPPLSPVEGQQSPLVEPMGLSLESSKENQQPECLVLGLPPQPEGGKSTNSPMALHHPANPLGIQELVAMSSELDTYVITKKVKEVLTDNNLGQRLFGETILGLTQGSVSDLLSRPKPWHKLSLKGREPFARMQLWLNDPHNVEKLRAMKKMEKKAYLKRRYGLLSTGSDSDSPSTRSECVSPALVSLDLCSYGQVKKPRVVLGAEEKEALRKVYLLEPYPSQSTIEMLAAQLHLKTNTVINWFHNYRSRMRREVLMEGLPDNDTDAEHHSYSPSFTRSPHSDGEERRPHQPLRRNHSSLPLSNAALPYVKQEAGDGENVGEVGGEGPMRPTREQCFSTAVQFPQFKNEHEDPTIGYCEPLLAGQSVGHEEGMSSQTAPYTSTTSIDAPQRVNQSRHEGEECGKSTIDPVSFKASSEACRSSLEVSLNSPSAASSPGLMMSVSPVPSSSAPISPSLPNPPSTSTNHSLDPNAPPPFQSPKLNRSSQRRNEKMANLNNIIHRLERAANREETLEWEF from the exons AT GGTAGAAGAAGTCAGCATCATCATGGTCAAACTTGAGAAGGCAAACCAG AGAGCAGAAATGGCCCAGGAAGAAGTGCAGAGGCTAAAGGAGCAGCTCGTCAGTGGGCCAAGTGCTTCTGAAGGGAGCTGTCAACTAGTACAGGGTACTAGTAAG GAGAAAACTGAGAAGGCTGTGGCGTTGTCTTCCAAACTGGAGGCCACTCTGCTCGCGAAAGACCGTGAAATCATCCGTCTTCTTGAAAATATTCAGCAGCTTCAGTTCACTCTACAGGAGGTTCAAGAGACCTCAGCCAATCAGATCATAGAGCTAGAACGACAGTTGGCCTACAAGACAGAAGCTATTGAG AGATTAGAAACTAAACTGAAATCCCAAATGGATTATGAAGAGATTAAAACTGAACTCAG TATTTTAAAGGAAATGAAGCTGGCCTCTGCAAATGGCAGCTCATCCCAG gATTCTGCTAAGGCCACAGAGATGCTACTGCGGGATAAAGAGGCTTTTCTTCCATCTCAAAAATACCTGATGGAAAAGGCCAGAATATTGCACAACACTG ATGGCGACCAGTCGGAGGATGGAGGCCGAGCCACGGGCAGGCCACCTGGCTCCAACTCATCGTCCTCTCAGGTGGATGCTGGTCACGCCTCCCCCAGTCCAGGTCCTCCCACACTGAATGGCTCGTCCTCCAACCATCATCCCCCCCGTCCCTTCTCTGTGTCACCGTGTTCTGGTGACAGATTATCAGGGGACCACCTCCTCCACAAGCATCTTCTCTCCCCACACTTTAAAAAGGAGGGTCATATGGCTTTTCCCACTGCACTCTACGCAGCCAAGGTCGCTCTCATGTCAGCCACTCAAGGGTCAGGCAGTAGTGACACAGGCTTGCCCAGTGACCAATCTGAAAGCGGTGGCTCGACTGCAGGGGATGATGATCAAGTCGACACAGCAGAGATCGCGTTCCAGGTGAAGGAACAGCTGCTGAAACATAACATTGGCCAGCGTGTGTTTGGCCACTATGTGCTTGGCCTCTCCCAAGGCTCAGTCAGTGAGATCCTGGCCAGGCCCAAACCCTGGAGGAAGTTGACTGTGAAAGGCAAAGAGCCCTTCCTTAAAATGAAGCAGTTCCTCTCTGATGACCAGAACATCCTGGCACTTAGGACTATCCAGGTCCGTCAAAGAG GGAGCATCACTCCACGCATCCGAACTCCAGAAACTGGGTCAGATGACGCCATTAGGAATATCCTGGAGCAGGCCAAGAAGGAGATCCAGTCCCAGAGGGGAG GGGATTGCAAGACACCCGTAAACACCATCTTGGGCAGAAGCAGTAACGGGGCAGGCAGCAGCTCTGACGAAACCATTAAGAACATCCTACAACAGGCCAGGAGGGAGATGGAGTCCCAGCAACAGGTCTTGATTGATATGGAAGGCTGTGGAAGAGCCTCAACAGTTGCCACGGGAGGCCAAGTAGAACATCTGGGGCCTCATGAGCGCTCCAGCAGCCTGCCTTTGCCCATCTCCATTAAACAAGAGGAGGGGGATTGTGTTACAGTTTGCATGGCCAATTCTATCAGCAGTCCCCAGACACCGCTTAGCGTTCTTTCTCCAGCTGCCTTTGTTCAGAACATCATCCGCAAAGTCAAATCAGAGATCGGAGAGGTTGGCACTTACTTCGACCACCACTGGTCTCAGGAGCGGGGGTCGTTGGTACTTAGCGGCGTGGGTAGCTCCCAGCCCTATAATTCCATTTCTCCCTCCgtgtcttcctcctcctccggtCCCTCTGTATTGACCCGGCCCTGGCCCCGCCTGGAGAACGGGGAGTGTCTCAGTGAAGAGGCCTCTGCTGCTGAAGAAGATCTGGGGCTGGGCCGGCCAATGGAGGTGAAAGTGGAGTCAGACGCCTCGGTCAATGGGGAGTCCCCGGGCCCTAGTCCCAGCCGCCTTTCTTACTATCCGGCGTACATTCACCGAGCTCTTAAACCCACTGTCCCACCACTGACTCCAGAGCAGTACGAGTTGTACATGTACCGAGAGGTGGATACAATTGAGTTGACCAGACAGGTGAAGGAGAAGCTGGCAAAGAATGGCATCTGCCAGAGGATCTTTGGTGAAAAG GTTCTTGGGCTTTCTCAGGGGAGCGTGAGCGACATGCTGTCCCGACCCAAACCCTGGAGCAAGCTGACCCAGAAAGGCAGGGAACCCTTCATCCGCATGCAGCTCTGGTTACTTGACCAACTAGGCCAGACCCTCAACCAGGCCCCACACCAGGGTCAGG ATAAAAGTCCAGTCACCACGCAGTCATCACCGTCCCCACCCCTGAGTCCAGTGGAGGGTCAGCAGAGTCCCTTGGTTGAACCAATGGGCCTCTCCCTGGAGAGCAGCAAAGAGAATCAGCAGCCTGAATGCCTGGTGCTGGGGCTCCCTCCCCAGCCCGAGGGAGGGAAGTCCACCAACAGCCCCATGGCCCTACATCACCCTGCTAACCCGCTTGGCATCCAGGAGCTGGTAGCCATGTCCTCTGAGCTGGACACCTATGTCATCACGAAAAAAGTCAAAGAGGTGTTAACAGACAATAACTTGG GCCAACGTCTTTTTGGGGAGACAATTCTGGGTCTGACTCAAGGCTCTGTGTCTGACCTGCTGTCCCGGCCCAAACCCTGGCACAAACTTAGCCTCAAAGGCAGGGAGCCATTTGCGCGCATGCAGTTGTGGCTCAATGATCCTCACAATGTGGAAAAGTTGAGAGCGATGAAGAAGATGGAAAAGAAAG CTTACCTGAAGAGGCGTTATGGGCTACTGAGCACAGGCTCTGACAGTGACTCGCCCAGTACTCGCTCTGAGTGTGTGAGTCCAGCCTTAGTCTCGCTGGACCTGTGCTCCTACGGTCAGGTGAAAAAGCCTCGAGTGGTGCTGGGAGCAGAGGAGAAAGAAGCACTGAGGAAGGTCTACCTCTTGGAGCCATACCCCTCTCAGAGTACAATTGAGATGCTAGCTGCCCAGCTCCATCTCAAAACCAACACTGTTATCAACTGGTTCCACAACTATAG GTCCAGGATGAGACGGGAAGTGCTGATGGAGGGTCTGCCAGACAACGACACCGATGCTGAGCACCACAGCTACTCGCCTTCATTTACAAGGAGCCCCCACTCTGACGGCGAGGAGAGGAGGCCGCACCAGCCCTTGCGACGCAACCACTCCAGCCTTCCTCTCAGCAACGCTGCACTGCCTTATGTCAAACAGGAGGCAGGGGACGGAGAGAAcgtgggggaggtggggggagaGGGCCCCATGAGACCGACGAGAGAGCAGTGTTTTTCCACTGCTGTGCAattcccacaatttaaaaatgagcaCGAGGACCCGACCATTGGCTATTGTGAGCCCCTCTTGGCTGGCCAGAGCGTCGGGCATGAAGAGGGGATGAGTAGTCAGACTGCTCCGTACACTAGCACCACCTCTATAGATGCCCCCCAGAGAGTGAATCAGTCCAGGCATGAGGGAGAAGAGTGTGGAAAGTCGACGATTGACCCGGTCAGCTTCAAGGCCTCGTCAGAAGCCTGCCGCAGCAGCTTGGAGGTCTCCCTCAACTCCCCCTCTGCTGCATCTTCACCTGGTCTCATGATGTCGGTCTCTCCTGTGCCCTCATCCTCTGCTCCAATATCCCCCTCACTGCCGAACCCGCCCTCAACAAGCACCAATCACAGCCTGGACCCAAACGCGCCCCCTCCTTTCCAAAGCCCCAAGCTCAACAGAAGCTCTCAGAGACGCAATGAGAAAATGGCAAACCTCAATAATATCATCCACAGGTTAGAGAGAGCTGCCAATCGAGAGGAAACATTGGAATGGGAGTTTTAG
- the cux2b gene encoding homeobox protein cut-like 2 isoform X1, protein MWQRELNSVASELAGRQEESEHSHKHLLELSREFRRNVPEEVREMVAPVFKSFQAQVVALNKRSKEAESAFLGIYKQLIEAPDPAPVLEASHTLEERLQQLQTSAPDSGTLVREISGHWKKHLECLEKTEPTDNGFADAAETGDPFESTSPAPNMTPNSTPAPGAPGSPQDLYQDQHEGQGEEENAGVSLADKLSEAEEKIKFLHSSLDTSQTELLDLRCKYSQEMTNKVEEVSIIMVKLEKANQRAEMAQEEVQRLKEQLVSGPSASEGSCQLVQGTSKEKTEKAVALSSKLEATLLAKDREIIRLLENIQQLQFTLQEVQETSANQIIELERQLAYKTEAIERLETKLKSQMDYEEIKTELSILKEMKLASANGSSSQDSAKATEMLLRDKEAFLPSQKYLMEKARILHNTDGDQSEDGGRATGRPPGSNSSSSQVDAGHASPSPGPPTLNGSSSNHHPPRPFSVSPCSGDRLSGDHLLHKHLLSPHFKKEGHMAFPTALYAAKVALMSATQGSGSSDTGLPSDQSESGGSTAGDDDQVDTAEIAFQVKEQLLKHNIGQRVFGHYVLGLSQGSVSEILARPKPWRKLTVKGKEPFLKMKQFLSDDQNILALRTIQVRQRGSITPRIRTPETGSDDAIRNILEQAKKEIQSQRGGDCKTPVNTILGRSSNGAGSSSDETIKNILQQARREMESQQQVLIDMEGCGRASTVATGGQVEHLGPHERSSSLPLPISIKQEEGDCVTVCMANSISSPQTPLSVLSPAAFVQNIIRKVKSEIGEVGTYFDHHWSQERGSLVLSGVGSSQPYNSISPSVSSSSSGPSVLTRPWPRLENGECLSEEASAAEEDLGLGRPMEVKVESDASVNGESPGPSPSRLSYYPAYIHRALKPTVPPLTPEQYELYMYREVDTIELTRQVKEKLAKNGICQRIFGEKVLGLSQGSVSDMLSRPKPWSKLTQKGREPFIRMQLWLLDQLGQTLNQAPHQGQDKSPVTTQSSPSPPLSPVEGQQSPLVEPMGLSLESSKENQQPECLVLGLPPQPEGGKSTNSPMALHHPANPLGIQELVAMSSELDTYVITKKVKEVLTDNNLGQRLFGETILGLTQGSVSDLLSRPKPWHKLSLKGREPFARMQLWLNDPHNVEKLRAMKKMEKKAYLKRRYGLLSTGSDSDSPSTRSECVSPALVSLDLCSYGQVKKPRVVLGAEEKEALRKVYLLEPYPSQSTIEMLAAQLHLKTNTVINWFHNYRSRMRREVLMEGLPDNDTDAEHHSYSPSFTRSPHSDGEERRPHQPLRRNHSSLPLSNAALPYVKQEAGDGENVGEVGGEGPMRPTREQCFSTAVQFPQFKNEHEDPTIGYCEPLLAGQSVGHEEGMSSQTAPYTSTTSIDAPQRVNQSRHEGEECGKSTIDPVSFKASSEACRSSLEVSLNSPSAASSPGLMMSVSPVPSSSAPISPSLPNPPSTSTNHSLDPNAPPPFQSPKLNRSSQRRNEKMANLNNIIHRLERAANREETLEWEF, encoded by the exons AACCCACAGACAACGGTTTTGCAGACGCAGCAGAGACTGGAGACCCCTTTGAGTCGACCTCCCCAGCCCCCAATATGACCCCCAATAGCACGCCAGCTCCAGGAGCACCAGGCTCTCCACAGGATCTCTACCAGGACCAACATGAGGGACAAGG GGAGGAGGAGAATGCCGGTGTTAGTTTGGCTGACAAACTGTCAGAGGCAGAGGAGAAAATCAAGTTTCTGCATTCAT CTTTGGATACTTCACAGACTGAGCTGCTCGACCTACGGTGTAAATATAGCCAAGAGATGACAAACAA GGTAGAAGAAGTCAGCATCATCATGGTCAAACTTGAGAAGGCAAACCAG AGAGCAGAAATGGCCCAGGAAGAAGTGCAGAGGCTAAAGGAGCAGCTCGTCAGTGGGCCAAGTGCTTCTGAAGGGAGCTGTCAACTAGTACAGGGTACTAGTAAG GAGAAAACTGAGAAGGCTGTGGCGTTGTCTTCCAAACTGGAGGCCACTCTGCTCGCGAAAGACCGTGAAATCATCCGTCTTCTTGAAAATATTCAGCAGCTTCAGTTCACTCTACAGGAGGTTCAAGAGACCTCAGCCAATCAGATCATAGAGCTAGAACGACAGTTGGCCTACAAGACAGAAGCTATTGAG AGATTAGAAACTAAACTGAAATCCCAAATGGATTATGAAGAGATTAAAACTGAACTCAG TATTTTAAAGGAAATGAAGCTGGCCTCTGCAAATGGCAGCTCATCCCAG gATTCTGCTAAGGCCACAGAGATGCTACTGCGGGATAAAGAGGCTTTTCTTCCATCTCAAAAATACCTGATGGAAAAGGCCAGAATATTGCACAACACTG ATGGCGACCAGTCGGAGGATGGAGGCCGAGCCACGGGCAGGCCACCTGGCTCCAACTCATCGTCCTCTCAGGTGGATGCTGGTCACGCCTCCCCCAGTCCAGGTCCTCCCACACTGAATGGCTCGTCCTCCAACCATCATCCCCCCCGTCCCTTCTCTGTGTCACCGTGTTCTGGTGACAGATTATCAGGGGACCACCTCCTCCACAAGCATCTTCTCTCCCCACACTTTAAAAAGGAGGGTCATATGGCTTTTCCCACTGCACTCTACGCAGCCAAGGTCGCTCTCATGTCAGCCACTCAAGGGTCAGGCAGTAGTGACACAGGCTTGCCCAGTGACCAATCTGAAAGCGGTGGCTCGACTGCAGGGGATGATGATCAAGTCGACACAGCAGAGATCGCGTTCCAGGTGAAGGAACAGCTGCTGAAACATAACATTGGCCAGCGTGTGTTTGGCCACTATGTGCTTGGCCTCTCCCAAGGCTCAGTCAGTGAGATCCTGGCCAGGCCCAAACCCTGGAGGAAGTTGACTGTGAAAGGCAAAGAGCCCTTCCTTAAAATGAAGCAGTTCCTCTCTGATGACCAGAACATCCTGGCACTTAGGACTATCCAGGTCCGTCAAAGAG GGAGCATCACTCCACGCATCCGAACTCCAGAAACTGGGTCAGATGACGCCATTAGGAATATCCTGGAGCAGGCCAAGAAGGAGATCCAGTCCCAGAGGGGAG GGGATTGCAAGACACCCGTAAACACCATCTTGGGCAGAAGCAGTAACGGGGCAGGCAGCAGCTCTGACGAAACCATTAAGAACATCCTACAACAGGCCAGGAGGGAGATGGAGTCCCAGCAACAGGTCTTGATTGATATGGAAGGCTGTGGAAGAGCCTCAACAGTTGCCACGGGAGGCCAAGTAGAACATCTGGGGCCTCATGAGCGCTCCAGCAGCCTGCCTTTGCCCATCTCCATTAAACAAGAGGAGGGGGATTGTGTTACAGTTTGCATGGCCAATTCTATCAGCAGTCCCCAGACACCGCTTAGCGTTCTTTCTCCAGCTGCCTTTGTTCAGAACATCATCCGCAAAGTCAAATCAGAGATCGGAGAGGTTGGCACTTACTTCGACCACCACTGGTCTCAGGAGCGGGGGTCGTTGGTACTTAGCGGCGTGGGTAGCTCCCAGCCCTATAATTCCATTTCTCCCTCCgtgtcttcctcctcctccggtCCCTCTGTATTGACCCGGCCCTGGCCCCGCCTGGAGAACGGGGAGTGTCTCAGTGAAGAGGCCTCTGCTGCTGAAGAAGATCTGGGGCTGGGCCGGCCAATGGAGGTGAAAGTGGAGTCAGACGCCTCGGTCAATGGGGAGTCCCCGGGCCCTAGTCCCAGCCGCCTTTCTTACTATCCGGCGTACATTCACCGAGCTCTTAAACCCACTGTCCCACCACTGACTCCAGAGCAGTACGAGTTGTACATGTACCGAGAGGTGGATACAATTGAGTTGACCAGACAGGTGAAGGAGAAGCTGGCAAAGAATGGCATCTGCCAGAGGATCTTTGGTGAAAAG GTTCTTGGGCTTTCTCAGGGGAGCGTGAGCGACATGCTGTCCCGACCCAAACCCTGGAGCAAGCTGACCCAGAAAGGCAGGGAACCCTTCATCCGCATGCAGCTCTGGTTACTTGACCAACTAGGCCAGACCCTCAACCAGGCCCCACACCAGGGTCAGG ATAAAAGTCCAGTCACCACGCAGTCATCACCGTCCCCACCCCTGAGTCCAGTGGAGGGTCAGCAGAGTCCCTTGGTTGAACCAATGGGCCTCTCCCTGGAGAGCAGCAAAGAGAATCAGCAGCCTGAATGCCTGGTGCTGGGGCTCCCTCCCCAGCCCGAGGGAGGGAAGTCCACCAACAGCCCCATGGCCCTACATCACCCTGCTAACCCGCTTGGCATCCAGGAGCTGGTAGCCATGTCCTCTGAGCTGGACACCTATGTCATCACGAAAAAAGTCAAAGAGGTGTTAACAGACAATAACTTGG GCCAACGTCTTTTTGGGGAGACAATTCTGGGTCTGACTCAAGGCTCTGTGTCTGACCTGCTGTCCCGGCCCAAACCCTGGCACAAACTTAGCCTCAAAGGCAGGGAGCCATTTGCGCGCATGCAGTTGTGGCTCAATGATCCTCACAATGTGGAAAAGTTGAGAGCGATGAAGAAGATGGAAAAGAAAG CTTACCTGAAGAGGCGTTATGGGCTACTGAGCACAGGCTCTGACAGTGACTCGCCCAGTACTCGCTCTGAGTGTGTGAGTCCAGCCTTAGTCTCGCTGGACCTGTGCTCCTACGGTCAGGTGAAAAAGCCTCGAGTGGTGCTGGGAGCAGAGGAGAAAGAAGCACTGAGGAAGGTCTACCTCTTGGAGCCATACCCCTCTCAGAGTACAATTGAGATGCTAGCTGCCCAGCTCCATCTCAAAACCAACACTGTTATCAACTGGTTCCACAACTATAG GTCCAGGATGAGACGGGAAGTGCTGATGGAGGGTCTGCCAGACAACGACACCGATGCTGAGCACCACAGCTACTCGCCTTCATTTACAAGGAGCCCCCACTCTGACGGCGAGGAGAGGAGGCCGCACCAGCCCTTGCGACGCAACCACTCCAGCCTTCCTCTCAGCAACGCTGCACTGCCTTATGTCAAACAGGAGGCAGGGGACGGAGAGAAcgtgggggaggtggggggagaGGGCCCCATGAGACCGACGAGAGAGCAGTGTTTTTCCACTGCTGTGCAattcccacaatttaaaaatgagcaCGAGGACCCGACCATTGGCTATTGTGAGCCCCTCTTGGCTGGCCAGAGCGTCGGGCATGAAGAGGGGATGAGTAGTCAGACTGCTCCGTACACTAGCACCACCTCTATAGATGCCCCCCAGAGAGTGAATCAGTCCAGGCATGAGGGAGAAGAGTGTGGAAAGTCGACGATTGACCCGGTCAGCTTCAAGGCCTCGTCAGAAGCCTGCCGCAGCAGCTTGGAGGTCTCCCTCAACTCCCCCTCTGCTGCATCTTCACCTGGTCTCATGATGTCGGTCTCTCCTGTGCCCTCATCCTCTGCTCCAATATCCCCCTCACTGCCGAACCCGCCCTCAACAAGCACCAATCACAGCCTGGACCCAAACGCGCCCCCTCCTTTCCAAAGCCCCAAGCTCAACAGAAGCTCTCAGAGACGCAATGAGAAAATGGCAAACCTCAATAATATCATCCACAGGTTAGAGAGAGCTGCCAATCGAGAGGAAACATTGGAATGGGAGTTTTAG